The Methylomonas rhizoryzae genome includes the window GCTTAAAAAGCTTAAGTCCACGCCGGTGATACCGAGCCAGGCCAGAGCGTCTTCTTTCAACAAGGTTTGATAGATGAACTGGTTGGCCGGCACGGTTAGGGTTTGCACCACCATCACCGCAACGCCCAAACCCATCGCTGTGGAAATCTTCTTGGACACCGCCAAGAAGGTACACATCCCCAGGAAGAACGACAGGGCCAGGTTTTCGATGAAAACCGCTTTAACAAATAAGGCAATATAGGCTTCCATTAGTGATGCCCTCCTTCACCGTGAGCAATGGCCATAATTTTGAACTCGTTGTGTTCGACTTGTTTCGGTTTCCAAGTACGGAAGGCCCAGATGATCAAACCGATCACGAAAAACGCGCTAGGCGGCAACAACATCAAGCCGTTCGGCACGTACCAGCCGCCGTCCTTGACCAAGGGCAACACTTCGAAGCCGAGCAGTTTGCCCGAACCCAAGGTTTCACGCACCAGCGCCACCAGAATCAAGATCAAGCTATAGCCGGCACCGTTGCCGATACCGTCGATAAAGCTTTGCAGCGGCGGATTTTTCATCGCATAGGCTTCGGCGCGGCCCATGACGATACAGTTGGTGATGATCAAGCCGACGAATACCGACAGTTTTTTACTGACGTCGAACGCAAAGGCTTTCAACAACTGATCCACCACGATCACCAGCGAGGCGATGA containing:
- a CDS encoding NADH:ubiquinone reductase (Na(+)-transporting) subunit D, whose product is MDKETKKVLFEPLVDNNPITLQVLGVCSALAVTSQMSTSLIMALALTSVTACSSAAISAVRQHTPSSIRIIVQMIIIASLVIVVDQLLKAFAFDVSKKLSVFVGLIITNCIVMGRAEAYAMKNPPLQSFIDGIGNGAGYSLILILVALVRETLGSGKLLGFEVLPLVKDGGWYVPNGLMLLPPSAFFVIGLIIWAFRTWKPKQVEHNEFKIMAIAHGEGGHH